TTTCCACACGCTTTCTCATTTAATAATCACGTCCATGTTAGTAATAACAGGCGTGATTTTTTCTGGACAAACATTTCCAAGCTTGTAACTATTATGCTCTACAAGCATCCAGTCATTTGTAGATGCAATTATCAGTTGATAAATTAAAATCAATGGAACCAGTTAAAATTGCCCTCGGCATAGAATATTTGGGTACAGATTATTTTGGCTGGCAGAGCCAGGACGGTATGCGCTGTGTGCAATCGGAAATCGAAAAAGCGCTCAGTCAGGTCGCAGACCATCCAATAAAAACAATCTGTGCCGGGCGTACCGATACAGGTGTACATGCACGTGGCCAAGTTGTGCATTTTGAGACCACGGCAAAACGTGATGAACGAAGTTGGTTACTGGGCCTGAATACATTATTACCTGCGGATACATCGGTTTACTGGGTGCGTCAGGTGGGAAATGATTTTCATGCCCGTTTTTCAGCCGTGTCACGTACTTATCAATATCATATTTACAATAGATTGACGCGTAACGCAGTGTATCTAAATCGCGCAACCTGGATTTATCATCCTTTAAATGCCGAGCTAATGCAGCAAGCGTCACAATTCTTGTTGGGCAAGCATGATTTTAATGCACTGCGTTCATCACAATGTCAGTCGCATAAGGCAATACGCACAATTCATTCAATTTCTGTGCAGCGCGATGATAACTGGATAATACTCAAGGTTAAAGCCAATGCTTTTTTGCATCACATGGTAAGAAATATAGTTGGTAGTTTGCTCAAAGTTGGCAAAGGTGAATGTGAACCCGAGTGGATGCAGGCGATTTTGCATAAAAAAGATCGTACTTTAGCCGGGCCCACCGCGCCACCAGATGGCTTATATTTACACAGTGTTGAATATCCCGAGAAATTTTCGTTGCCAACGCTACCCAGCCAGGTCAGACTCTGATAAATTGTTATATTCATGAGTAAAACACTATTAAAACAGGATCCTAAATGAGCTGGTTCGATAAAATTATCCCCTCACGCATTAAAACCGAGAACCGGACACGCAGCGTGCCCGAAGGCTTATGGAGCAAGTGCGCACAATGTAGCTCTGTTTTATATCGCACTGAGCTGGAACGAAATCATTTTGTGTGCCCAAAATGTAATGCGCACCAACGCATACATGCTCGCAACCGATTGGAGATTTTTCTCGACAAGGATGCAGTGGAGTTATTTGCTGAACTGGAATCAACCGACCCTTTAAAATTTCGTGACAGTAAAAAATACCGGGATCGTTTGGTTCAGGCCCAGAAAAAAACCGGCGAGAAAGACGCTTTGATCGTTATGCAGGGAACGCTTGAAAATATTCCCGTCGTTGCTTGTGCCTTTGAATTTTCATTCATGGGTGGTTCAATGGGCTCGGTTGTTGGTGAGAAATTTACCCTGGCAGCTGAAAAAGCCTTGCAAGATAAATTGCCACTGATCTGTTTTTCTGCCAGCGGTGGAGCACGCATGCAAGAAGCATTATTTTCATTAATGCAAATGGCCAAAACCAGTGCCAGTCTGGCACGCTTGAAAGCGGCCGGTATTCCATTCATTTCTGTGATGACCGACCCAACCACTGGCGGCGTGTCGGCTAGCCTGGCGATGTTAGGGGATTTGAATTTGGCTGAACCAAAGGCACTGATTGGTTTTGCCGGCCAGCGCGTTATTAAACAAACGGTTGGTGAGGATCTGCCGGAAGGATTTCAACGCAGCGAGTTTTTACTTGAGCATGGCATGATCGACCAGATTGTGGATCGTCGCAAAATGGCTGGACAAATAGCAAAAATTTTACGCTTGCTCTTGCAACTACCGGACGAACAAGCCGTGACTGAAGCGGCAGAAGTTACCCAAGCTGCGGGAACTGATTAAGCTCAAGTGGGTGATCCAAACAACAGTCAACAACCTGAAGACTGGTTGAATTTAAATAGTAGTAGTGTTGATCATATCGACCTTGGCACCCGACGATGTCGGCAGGTATTGCAAAAGTTAGGTCTGAGTAAACCACCCTATGAGATTTTCACTGTGGCGGGCACGAATGGTAAGGGCTCAAGTGTGGCCATGCTTGATTCAATCCTCACAGGTGCTGATTATTTGACTGGTCGTTATACCTCGCCTCATTTACAGCAATTTAACGAGCGTATAAGTATCGCCCAGAACAATAGTAGTGA
This window of the Gammaproteobacteria bacterium genome carries:
- a CDS encoding acetyl-CoA carboxylase carboxyltransferase subunit beta, coding for MSWFDKIIPSRIKTENRTRSVPEGLWSKCAQCSSVLYRTELERNHFVCPKCNAHQRIHARNRLEIFLDKDAVELFAELESTDPLKFRDSKKYRDRLVQAQKKTGEKDALIVMQGTLENIPVVACAFEFSFMGGSMGSVVGEKFTLAAEKALQDKLPLICFSASGGARMQEALFSLMQMAKTSASLARLKAAGIPFISVMTDPTTGGVSASLAMLGDLNLAEPKALIGFAGQRVIKQTVGEDLPEGFQRSEFLLEHGMIDQIVDRRKMAGQIAKILRLLLQLPDEQAVTEAAEVTQAAGTD
- the truA gene encoding tRNA pseudouridine(38-40) synthase TruA produces the protein MEPVKIALGIEYLGTDYFGWQSQDGMRCVQSEIEKALSQVADHPIKTICAGRTDTGVHARGQVVHFETTAKRDERSWLLGLNTLLPADTSVYWVRQVGNDFHARFSAVSRTYQYHIYNRLTRNAVYLNRATWIYHPLNAELMQQASQFLLGKHDFNALRSSQCQSHKAIRTIHSISVQRDDNWIILKVKANAFLHHMVRNIVGSLLKVGKGECEPEWMQAILHKKDRTLAGPTAPPDGLYLHSVEYPEKFSLPTLPSQVRL